A stretch of the Gammaproteobacteria bacterium genome encodes the following:
- a CDS encoding ATP-binding cassette domain-containing protein: MSALFEFEDVLVAGGDGAPILQIDHAVVQGEGITVIVGPSGAGKTTLLRLCNRLAVPDRGSIRFRGEDLSTMDTLALRRKVGMVFQQPVLFGGTGLDNLRVAEPSITEPEARALFRGVGLDESFLDEPVDDLSGGEAQRLCLARTLATGPEVLLMDEPTASLDPAATEHLEDLVRGLDGVPILWVTHDVAQVRRLADEVMVISDGQLVSDGASVQSFLNGGNHG, from the coding sequence GTGAGTGCCCTTTTCGAGTTCGAGGATGTGCTCGTGGCCGGCGGCGACGGTGCGCCGATCCTGCAGATCGATCATGCGGTCGTCCAGGGGGAGGGCATCACCGTCATCGTCGGTCCCTCGGGTGCGGGCAAGACGACGCTGCTCAGGCTGTGCAACCGGCTCGCCGTCCCCGATCGCGGATCGATCCGTTTTCGAGGCGAGGATCTCTCCACCATGGACACGCTGGCTCTCCGTCGCAAGGTCGGCATGGTGTTCCAGCAGCCGGTGCTGTTCGGTGGGACCGGCCTCGACAACCTGCGGGTGGCGGAGCCGTCCATCACCGAACCCGAGGCGAGAGCGCTCTTTCGAGGCGTCGGGCTCGATGAGTCGTTTCTCGATGAACCCGTCGACGACCTGTCCGGGGGAGAGGCGCAGCGTCTGTGTCTCGCCCGAACGCTCGCCACCGGTCCCGAGGTCCTGCTGATGGACGAGCCGACGGCGTCACTCGACCCGGCGGCAACAGAACATCTCGAGGACCTCGTACGTGGCCTCGACGGTGTCCCGATCCTGTGGGTGACCCACGACGTGGCCCAGGTCCGCAGATTGGCGGACGAAGTGATGGTGATCAGCGACGGGCAACTCGTCTCCGATGGGGCTTCCGTGCAAAGTTTCCTGAATGGGGGGAACCATGGCTAG